The stretch of DNA TGTCGCGGTTCTTGCCGACCGTGGCGTAGCTGAGGTCGATCTGCACGACCTTGGCGGCGGGGGAGAGCCTGCGCCCGTAGCCCATCCGGAAGTCGAACGGGGTACCGACGATGATGATCAGGTCGGCCTCGTTGAAGGCGTGGCGGCGGGCCAGCTGGAAGTGCATCGGGTCCTTGGGCGGGAGCGTGCCGCGGCCGGCGCCGTTCATGAACGCCGGGATGTTGAGCGTGCGCACGAACTCGATCGCGGCGTCGGTGGCCCGGCACGTCCAGACCTGGTTGCCCAGCAGCACGCACGGCTTCTCGGACTGCGCGATGAGGTCGGCGAGCTGCTCGATCGCGGCCGGGTCGCCAGCCGAGCGGGTGGACGCGCGGTACGAGCCGGCCCGCGGGATCCTCGCCTGCTCGAGGGGAACGGAGGCGTCGAGGACGTCGCGGGGGATCTCGAGGAACGCCGGCCCGGGCGCGCCGTTCCAGCACTCCCGGAACGCCATCGAGACCATGTCGGCCACGCGCGCGGTGTGCGGCACGGTGGCGGCGAACTTCGTGATCGGGTTCATCATGTCGACGTGCGGGAGGTCCTGGAGGGACCCCATCTTGTGCTGGTTGAGCGCGCCCTGGCCGCCGATGAGCAGCATCGGGCTCTCCGCGCGGAAGGCGTTGGCCACGCCGGTGATCGCGTCGCTGGTGCCGGGACCGGCCGTGACGACGGCGCATCCGGTCGTGCCGGTGATGCGCGAGTAGCCGTCGGCCGCGTGTGCCGCGACCTGCTCGTGCCGCACGTCGATGACCGCGATGCCCTCGTCCACGCAGCCGTCGTAGATGTCGATGATGTGTCCGCCGCAGAGCGTGTAGATCGTGTCCACGCCTTCTGCCTTGAGTGCCTTCGCGACCAGGTGGCCACCGGAAATCGTCTCGGCGGCGGGTGGATCTCCGACCCCGTTGCGGGCGGCGCTTCCGGGGATCGTCTGCGTCATGGGAAGCATCTCCTCGTCGTCGCCGCCCATGGAGCTCGACGGCCTGTCTACTGCATACGGTATGGCTGTCTTGGTACTCCTCGGCCGCGCCGTTGTCCAGAGGAAGCTTGACTCCTCGTCGACTCCATACTGCATACTGCATGCACAGTCACCGAGGACGGGAGCCCGACGTGAAGGTTGCTGTGCTGGGAGCGGGTGCGATCGGTGCGTACGTGGGGGCGAGCCTCAGTCGGGCGGGTGCGGACGTGCACCTCGTCGCCCGCGGGCCGCACCTCGCGGCGCTGCGCGAGCGGGGAGTGGAGGTGCGGAGCCCGCGGGGGGACTTCACCGCCCACCCGCACGCCACGGACGATCCGGCCGAGATCGGACCCGTGGACCACGTCTTCCTGGGGTTCAAGGCCAACGCCTACGCAGCCGCAGGCCCGATGGTCGCGCCGCTGCTGCACGAGCGGACGACGATCATCGCCGCGCAGAACGGCATCCCGTGGTGGTACTTCCACGAGCTGCCGGGGCCGTTCCAGGGGCACCGGATCGAGAGCGTTGACCCCGGCGGTGCCGTCACCCGAGCCCTGCCGCTCGACCGTGCGATCGGCTGCGTCGTCTACGCGGCGACCGAGATCGAGTCACCCGGCGTCGTCCGGCACCTGGAGGGCACCCGCTTCTCCATCGGTGAACCGGACATGACCGTCTCCGCACGGTGCACGGAGTTCGCCGACGCGATGGTGGCCGGCGGGCTGAAGTGCCCCGTCGAGCCGGACCTGCGCTGCGACATCTGGATCAAGCTGATGGGCAACATCGCGTTCAACCCGCTCAGTGCGCTCACGCGCGCGACCATGGCCGGCATCTGCCGCCACGCGGGCACGCGCAAGCTCGTCGCGCAGATGATGGAGGAGACCCTGGAGGTGGCCCACCGGGTGGGCTGCTACCCGGAGATCTCCGTGGAGAAGCGGCTCGCGGGCGCCGAGCGCACCGGGGAGCACAAGACCTCCACGCTGCAGGATCTGGAGCGGGGCCGCCCGATGGAGCTCGACGTGCTGCTCACTGCGGTGGTGGAGCTCGCCGACCTCACGGGCGCCGAGGTCCCGACGTTGCGGGCCATCACGGCCGTGGCCGACCTGCTCAACCAGCAGGTGGCGGCGGCGTCCTGAGGGAGTAGCTCCCCTCAGGTCTGAAGAGGCCGTCCAGGTGCCCGTCGACGACCGCCAGCGCGGCCTCGACGGTGTGGTGCCCGACGAGGGTCTGCCCGCTGAGGCCCTCGAGCAGGCCCAGTAGCACCGCGGCCTCGTGGTCGGGGTCGAGGTCGGCCGCCGTGTCGCCTGCCTTCCGCGCGCGCCCGAGGAGCAGGGCGACCAGCTGGTGCAGCTCGCCGTAGCCGGTGCGCAGCCGCTCGGCGAAGTCGGGCTGGACGAGGGCGCGCGCGGTGAAGGTCACCCCGATCTGGATCGCCTGCCGGTGCTCGTCGTCCACGGGCAGCAGCGCGGTGGCGATGGCGTGCAGGACCGCCCGCGGCGAGGAGTCCCCGGTCTCGGCGATGCGCTGCCGCACGCGCTCGCCGCCCAGCTCGTTGACGCGTTCGAAGGCGGCCTGGAGCACGAGGTCCTTGCTGGGGAAGTAGTGCTGCACCCGGCCCACGGACACGCCGGCCTCCGCGGCGATGTCGCGCACGCTCACCGCGTCGAGCCCGTGCTCGCCGATGATCCGCAACAGCGCGTCGACGATCTCGGTGCGGCGCTCGTCGTGCCGGGCGTCGACCCCCCGGGTCCGCTTGCGCTCCGTGGCGCTCCCCACTTCTCCAATATAGCCGTATTGCTCTCACGCGGATTATTCCAGTACGTTCGACTTGAGTTGCTGATCGAGTCGAAGGTGTGGTGCAGGTGGGGAAGTGGCGGTTCGGCGAGGCCGTGTGGATCGGGCTCGTCCTGGCGGTGCAGGGCTTCGGATCGGCGCTGGCGAAGGGGGTGTGGGACGCCAACTGGGGGCTGCTGGCCGTGGCCGAGCGCTGGACGCCGGTGCCGGTGTGGCTCGGCGTCGTGGTCGGCGTGGCCGGCCTGGTCGTGATCGTGCTCAGCAGGCGTCCGGTACGCGGACGGAGCTAGTGCCCCGCCCCGAAAGGTTCACCACGTAACTCGGCGGCCCAGACGCCCGCTGGCCGCGTTGCCGCACGAGCCGAGTACGCCCGGTACGAGGCTCGTGCGGCGCCTTGCCAGCGAACGCCTGGATCCACCGATTTACGCGCCAACCTTCCGGGGCGGGGCACTAGTGCCCGCCGCGAGGTGAGCGGCCAGCGAGGCCGAGGCTCCGAGCAGTACGACATCGACCGCGTGCGCGACGAGGTCGATCCGGCCGATCCGGCTGAGCGGGAACGCGATGCCCGCGATCATCAGGGCCACGGCGACGGGACGCGGCACGAGCCGGGTCCACAGCAGTGCGGCGCCGAGCAGGACCAGCGAGAGGGGGAAGAGCGGGCCGGCTCCCCACAGTGCCAGCCAGGCGGCCACCGGATGCTGGTCGACCGCCGCGAGCGACTCGGCGGAGGAGACGCCGAAGGCGCCTTCGAAGAACCCCTGCAGGCCGAAGGCGATGCCGCCGAAGGTGCCCAGCAGGGTGAGCACCAGGCCTGCGGCGGTCGCGGCGGGCAGGCGCGGGTGGAGTCGCTCCCAGGCGCCGACCAGGCCGTAGACCCATGTCGCGGAGGACAGTGCCACCAGGACGCCCCCGACGACGCCGTAGCGGCCGTCCACCCAGAAGAAGGTGGAGGCCGCGAGCAGCAGTGGGCCGAGCACGAGGGATCCGCGGCGGAGTGCGATGAGGCTCATGTCGCGGACGCTATGAGTAGGCAGCCTACTTGTGGATCCGAGCGGACCCCGAGATCCCTCGGGGTCCGCCCGGCGGTCAGTCGGCGACCGGCACCAGGTCGGGCACCGGCTCGAACTCGGTGATGGCGTCGAGCGACTGCCCCATCGCGGCGTTCGCCTCCCGCTCCACCATGATCTCGACGAGCACGGGGAGCTGCTGGGCCTCGGACTCGAGGGACGCCCACGCGAGGGCGTCGGCGATCTCCTCGGGCCGCTCCACCCGCCGCGCCGGGCAGCCGAAGGCGTTCATGAGCGTGACGTGGTCGATGCCGCCCTCGCCGTAGTGCAGGTCGACGGCGTAGTTCATGTCGTAGCCGAGCTCGGCCTGCCGGATCAGCCCCAGGTACTCGTTGTTCACCATGACGATGACGAACGGGATCCGGTACTGCGCCGCGACCGCGATCTCCTCCATGAGGAACTGGAAGGAGTAGTCGCCGACGACCGCGACGACCTGCTTGTCCGGGTAGGCGCACTTGACGCCGATCGCGGCGGGCACCTCCCAGCCGAGCGGGCCGGCCTGGCCGCACACCAGGTAGTGCCGCGGGCGGAACGTCTGCTGGAACTGCCCCGACCAGATCTGGTAGAGCCCGATCGCCGTGACGAACGTGGTGTCGGGCCCGAAGGCGCGGTTCAGCTCCCGGTAGACGCGCGGCGGCTTGATCGGCACGTCGTCGAAGTCGTCGCGGCGCAGCAGCGTGCCGCGCAGCTCCGCCACCCGCTCCACCCAGCGCCCGGGCGCGTGCTGGGGCGAGGCGCCGCGGGCGTGCTCGTCCAGCGCGGCCAGGGTGGGCTTGGCGTGGCCGACGATCCCGAGGTCCGGTTCGAAGACCTTGCCGATCTGGGTCGGCTCGATGTCGACGTGGACGAACTTCCGTCCACGCCGGTAGGTCTCCAGATCGCCGGTGTGCCGGTCGCCGAACCGGGCGCCGACGGCGAGCACCAGGTCGCTCTCCAGGAACGCGGCGTTGCCCCACCGGGTCTGCGTCTGCAGGCCGGCCATGCCGGCGAAGAGGGGGTGGTCCTCCGGGAACGCGCCCTTGCCCATGAGCGTGACCTGCACCGGCACCTGCAGGTACTCGGCGAGCCTGCGCAGCTCGTCGCACGCCTCGGCGCCGATCACACCGCCGCCTGCGAGGATGATCGGGCGCTCCGCGTCGAGCAGCATCCGGACGGCCGCGGCGATCGGCTGCGGGCGCGGCAGCGGGACGTCCACCGGCAACGGCGCGTCGAGCGCGGGGTCGTAGAGGCAGGTGCCCTTCTGCACGTCGATCGGCAGGTCGATCAGGACCGGCCCCGGCCGGCCGGAGCGGGCGATCCGGAAGGCCTCCCGGAAGACCCACGGCGCCTGGGCGGGCTCCTTCAGCTGCACCGCCCATTTCGTGACCGGCTTGGCGATCTCGACGATGTCGACCGCCTGGAACGCCTCCTGGTGCAGCTTCGCCCTGGGCGCCTGGCCGGTGATGCAGATCATCGGGATGGAGTCGGCGAGCGCCGTGTACAGCCCGGTGATCATGTTGGTCCCGGCTGGGCCGGAGGTCCCGATCGACACCCCGACCTTGCCGGTGGCTCGTGCCCACCCGTCGGCGGCGTGCGTGCCGCCCTCCTCGTGCCGCACCGTGAGGTGCTTGATCCCGCTCTTCCGCAGCGCGGCGTACAGCGGCAGGATCGCGGCGCCCGGGATCCCGAACACCGTGTCGACCCCTTCCGACTCGAGCACCGCGGCGACGGCTTCCATGCAGGGGATGGGGGTCGTCATGAGGCAGCCTTTCCCGAGACGGTCTCCAGCACCTTCAGCAGCGCCGAGTGGTCGAGCGAGCCGTGGCCCTGTGCGCGGGCGGCGGCGATGAGCTGGGCGGTGAGGCCGGTCATCGGCAGCGCGACGCCGGCCTCGCGGGCCGCGGCGAGCGCGATGCCCATGTCCTTGTGGTGCAGATCGATCCGGAATCCGGGAGCGAAATCCCGCGCGACCATCGACTTCCGCTTGAGCTCGAGGATCCGGCTGCCGGCGAGCCCGCCCGCCAGCACGTCGAGCCCGGGGCCCGGGTCCACCCCGGACGCCTCCAGCAGCACGATCGCCTCGGCGACCAGCGCGTAGATCCCACCGACCACGAGCTGGTTGGCGGCCTTCACGGTCTGGCCGGCGCCGCTCGGCCCGACGTGCACGATCGTCTTGCCGAGCACCTCGAACACCGGCCGGGCCGCATCGAACGCGTGGACGTCGCCGCCCACCATGATCGAGAGGACGCCGTCGATCGCGCCCTTCTCGCCGCCGCTCACCGGTGCGTCGAGTGCGCGCACCCCGCGGGCCGCGGCCGCGGCGCCCACCGCGACCGACGTGTCCGGCCGGATCGTGCTCATGTCGATCAGCAGCAGGCCCGGCTCGGCGTGCTCGAGCACCCCGCCCGGACCGAGGACGACCTCCTCGACCTGCGGCGAGTCCGGCAGCATCGTGATCACGACGTCGGCGGCGGTCGCGGCGGCCACCGAGTCGACGTACTTGCCGCCCGCGGTGACGAGCCGCTCCGCCGCGGCCTGCTGCGTGTCGTGGCCGAGCACGGTGTGGCCTGCCGCGAGGAGGTTGGCGGCCATCGGGCCGCCCATGATCCCCAACCCGATGAACCCGATGGTCGTCATGCAATCTCCTCGACGGTCGCGGATCGAAGGTGCCCGGGGAGCCAGCCGAAGCTGTCGGCGCTGGGGCCGACCGGCTTGTACTCGAGCCCCACGTGGCCGGCGTAGCCGCTCGCGGCGAGCCGCCCGAGCACGGCGTCCCAGTCGAGCTCGCCGGTACCGGGCTGCCCGCGGCCCGGTGGGTCGGCGATCTGGACGTGGGTGAACCGGTTGCCGCGCAGCTCGACGAGGCGTTCGACCGGCTCGCCCATCCGCGCGAGGTGGTAGAGGTCGGCGAGGAAGCCCACGTTCGGCACGCCGTGCACGACCTTCAGGTAGTCGACGAGGTCGAGCGCCTTCTGGGACGAGGTGATCGGGTAGCGCGGGCTCTCGTAGCTGTTGAGCGCCTCGATCACCACCGTCGCCCCGACGCGGTCCGCAGCCGCCGCGGCGACCACGAGGTTCTCGGTGGCGAGCTCCCGCTGTTCCGGCACCGTCACGTCGGCGTCGCGGTTGCCGTAGAGCGCGTTGAGCACGGTGCAGCCCAGCGAGGCCGCGAACCCGACGGCCACGTCGACGTTGGCGCGGAACCGCGCGCTCTCGGACGGCCGGGAGAGCAGCCCCCGGTCGCCCGCGGCCATGTCGCCCGCGTCGAAGTTGAGCCCGACCAGGCGGACCCCGGCGTCGTTGATCGCGGTTCGCAGCGCGTCCAGCTCGCGGTCGGCGGGCACCGGCTCCGGGAACGGCCACCACAGCTCCACCGCGTCGAACCCGGCAGCAGCCGCGGCGGCGGGCCGCTGGAGCAGCGGGAGCTCGGTGAAGAGGATGGACAGGTTCACGTCGTAGCGCAGCGGCGCGGCGGTCACGCGTCGGCCCCGATCTGCAGCGCGGCGAGCTGCTCGCGCATCAGCGCGGCCGTCTCGCTCGGGGTCTTGCCGACCTTCACACCCGCGGCTTCCAGGGCGTCCTTCTTGGCCTGGGCGGTGCCCGCGGAGCCGGAGACGATGGCGCCCGCGTGGCCCATCGTCTTGCCCTCCGGGGCGGTGAACCCGGCCACGTACCCGACCACCGGCTTGGTGACGTTGGCCTTGATGAACTCGGCCGCCCGCTCCTCGGCGTCGCCGCCGATCTCGCCGATCATCACGATCGCCTTGGTGTCCGGGTCGGCCTCGAAGGCCTCCAGCGCGTCGATGTGCGTGGTGCCGATCACCGGGTCGCCGCCGATGCCGATCGCGGTGGAGAAGCCGAACTCCCGAAGTTCGTACATCATCTGGTAGGTCAGCGTCCCGGACTTGGACACCAGCCCGATCGGCCCGGCACCGGCGATGTCGGCCGGGATGATCCCGGCGTTGGACTTGCCGGGGGAGATGATCCCGGGGCAGTTCGGACCGATGATCCGGGTTCTGTTCCCGGTGGCGCAGGCATGGGCCCACACCCGGGCGGTGTCGTGCACGGGGATGCCCTCGGTGATCACGACGGCGAGCCCGATGCCGGCGTCGATCGCCTCGACGGCGGCATCGCCCGCGAACCGCGGGGGGACGAACAGGACGCTCACGTCCGCACCGGTCTCGGCCATCGCCTCCGTGACGGTGCCGAAGACCGTGAGGTCGCGGCCGCCGATCGTCACGGTGGTGCCGGCCTTGCGGGCGTTGACGCCCCCGACGATGTTCGTGCCGGCGGCCAGCATCTTCGCCGTGTGCTTGGTGGCCTCGCTCCCGGTGATGCCCTGGACGATGACCCTGCTGTACTCGTGCAAGAAGATCGACATGCTCAGGCTCCTGCCGCGTCGTGGCTCCCGGCGCCGGCCGAGGCGAGCTGGGCAGCGCGATCCGCCGCCTCGTCCATGGTCGTGACCTGCGTGACGAGGGGGTGGTTCGCCTCGTCGAGGATCCGGCGGCCCTCGAGGACGTTGTTGCCGTCCAGCCGCACGACCAGCGGCTTGGTG from Pseudonocardia cypriaca encodes:
- the gcl gene encoding glyoxylate carboligase encodes the protein MEAVAAVLESEGVDTVFGIPGAAILPLYAALRKSGIKHLTVRHEEGGTHAADGWARATGKVGVSIGTSGPAGTNMITGLYTALADSIPMICITGQAPRAKLHQEAFQAVDIVEIAKPVTKWAVQLKEPAQAPWVFREAFRIARSGRPGPVLIDLPIDVQKGTCLYDPALDAPLPVDVPLPRPQPIAAAVRMLLDAERPIILAGGGVIGAEACDELRRLAEYLQVPVQVTLMGKGAFPEDHPLFAGMAGLQTQTRWGNAAFLESDLVLAVGARFGDRHTGDLETYRRGRKFVHVDIEPTQIGKVFEPDLGIVGHAKPTLAALDEHARGASPQHAPGRWVERVAELRGTLLRRDDFDDVPIKPPRVYRELNRAFGPDTTFVTAIGLYQIWSGQFQQTFRPRHYLVCGQAGPLGWEVPAAIGVKCAYPDKQVVAVVGDYSFQFLMEEIAVAAQYRIPFVIVMVNNEYLGLIRQAELGYDMNYAVDLHYGEGGIDHVTLMNAFGCPARRVERPEEIADALAWASLESEAQQLPVLVEIMVEREANAAMGQSLDAITEFEPVPDLVPVAD
- a CDS encoding hydroxypyruvate isomerase family protein, encoding MTAAPLRYDVNLSILFTELPLLQRPAAAAAAGFDAVELWWPFPEPVPADRELDALRTAINDAGVRLVGLNFDAGDMAAGDRGLLSRPSESARFRANVDVAVGFAASLGCTVLNALYGNRDADVTVPEQRELATENLVVAAAAADRVGATVVIEALNSYESPRYPITSSQKALDLVDYLKVVHGVPNVGFLADLYHLARMGEPVERLVELRGNRFTHVQIADPPGRGQPGTGELDWDAVLGRLAASGYAGHVGLEYKPVGPSADSFGWLPGHLRSATVEEIA
- a CDS encoding 2-dehydropantoate 2-reductase, whose translation is MKVAVLGAGAIGAYVGASLSRAGADVHLVARGPHLAALRERGVEVRSPRGDFTAHPHATDDPAEIGPVDHVFLGFKANAYAAAGPMVAPLLHERTTIIAAQNGIPWWYFHELPGPFQGHRIESVDPGGAVTRALPLDRAIGCVVYAATEIESPGVVRHLEGTRFSIGEPDMTVSARCTEFADAMVAGGLKCPVEPDLRCDIWIKLMGNIAFNPLSALTRATMAGICRHAGTRKLVAQMMEETLEVAHRVGCYPEISVEKRLAGAERTGEHKTSTLQDLERGRPMELDVLLTAVVELADLTGAEVPTLRAITAVADLLNQQVAAAS
- a CDS encoding thiamine pyrophosphate-binding protein — its product is MTQTIPGSAARNGVGDPPAAETISGGHLVAKALKAEGVDTIYTLCGGHIIDIYDGCVDEGIAVIDVRHEQVAAHAADGYSRITGTTGCAVVTAGPGTSDAITGVANAFRAESPMLLIGGQGALNQHKMGSLQDLPHVDMMNPITKFAATVPHTARVADMVSMAFRECWNGAPGPAFLEIPRDVLDASVPLEQARIPRAGSYRASTRSAGDPAAIEQLADLIAQSEKPCVLLGNQVWTCRATDAAIEFVRTLNIPAFMNGAGRGTLPPKDPMHFQLARRHAFNEADLIIIVGTPFDFRMGYGRRLSPAAKVVQIDLSYATVGKNRDIDLGIVGDAGAVLSAVTAASSGRVASAPDRKGWIEELRAFEDAAYEKRLPRQHSDASPIDPYRLVHEINEFLTEDSIYIGDGGDIVTFSGQVVQPKSPGHWMDPGPLGTLGVGIPFVMAAKHARPDKEIVALFGDGAFSLTGWDFETLVRFNLPFVGIVGNNSSMNQIRYGQIQKYGEDRGRVGNTLGHVKYDEFARMLGGYGEEVRDPADIAPALQRARESGLPSLINVWVDPDVYAPGTMNQTMYK
- a CDS encoding 2-hydroxy-3-oxopropionate reductase, with the translated sequence MTTIGFIGLGIMGGPMAANLLAAGHTVLGHDTQQAAAERLVTAGGKYVDSVAAATAADVVITMLPDSPQVEEVVLGPGGVLEHAEPGLLLIDMSTIRPDTSVAVGAAAAARGVRALDAPVSGGEKGAIDGVLSIMVGGDVHAFDAARPVFEVLGKTIVHVGPSGAGQTVKAANQLVVGGIYALVAEAIVLLEASGVDPGPGLDVLAGGLAGSRILELKRKSMVARDFAPGFRIDLHHKDMGIALAAAREAGVALPMTGLTAQLIAAARAQGHGSLDHSALLKVLETVSGKAAS
- a CDS encoding TetR/AcrR family transcriptional regulator, yielding MGSATERKRTRGVDARHDERRTEIVDALLRIIGEHGLDAVSVRDIAAEAGVSVGRVQHYFPSKDLVLQAAFERVNELGGERVRQRIAETGDSSPRAVLHAIATALLPVDDEHRQAIQIGVTFTARALVQPDFAERLRTGYGELHQLVALLLGRARKAGDTAADLDPDHEAAVLLGLLEGLSGQTLVGHHTVEAALAVVDGHLDGLFRPEGSYSLRTPPPPAG
- the sucD gene encoding succinate--CoA ligase subunit alpha, which produces MSIFLHEYSRVIVQGITGSEATKHTAKMLAAGTNIVGGVNARKAGTTVTIGGRDLTVFGTVTEAMAETGADVSVLFVPPRFAGDAAVEAIDAGIGLAVVITEGIPVHDTARVWAHACATGNRTRIIGPNCPGIISPGKSNAGIIPADIAGAGPIGLVSKSGTLTYQMMYELREFGFSTAIGIGGDPVIGTTHIDALEAFEADPDTKAIVMIGEIGGDAEERAAEFIKANVTKPVVGYVAGFTAPEGKTMGHAGAIVSGSAGTAQAKKDALEAAGVKVGKTPSETAALMREQLAALQIGADA